A single region of the Glycine max cultivar Williams 82 chromosome 20, Glycine_max_v4.0, whole genome shotgun sequence genome encodes:
- the LOC102660604 gene encoding phosphatidylinositol N-acetylglucosaminyltransferase subunit A, translated as MIEFLSFSLTEAFCIAILEAASCGLLTVSTRVGGVPEVLPDEMIVLAEPDPGDMVHAIQKAISMLPKIDPQAMHNRMRELYNWHDVAKRTEIVYDRAFKCSNQNLLERLSRYLFCGAWAGKLFFLVMIVGFLLWQLLELWQPADDIEEVPDFTLPCSCDEEMLEKNSVK; from the exons ATGATTGAGTTTCTTTCATT TTCCTTAACAGAAGCTTTTTGTATAGCCATATTAGAAGCTGCAAGTTGTGGATTATTAACAGTGAGCACACGTGTCGGAGGAGTTCCCGAG GTTTTGCCCGATGAAATGATTGTTTTGGCAGAACCTGATCCTGGTGATATGGTGCATGCAATTCAAAAGGCAATATCTATGCTGCCAAAAATTGATCCGCAAGCCATGCATAATCGA ATGAGAGAACTCTACAACTGGCATGATGTTGCCAAAAGGACTGAAATTGTATATGATCGTGCTTTCAAGTGCTCCAATCAAAATCTACTTGAACGTCTCTCACG ATACCTCTTTTGTGGAGCATGGGCGGGCAAGCTGTTTTTCTTGGTTATGATTGTTGGATTCTTGTTATGGCAGCTATTGGAATTATGGCAG CCTGCAGATGATATAGAGGAGGTACCAGATTTCACTCTTCCATGCAGCTGTGATGAAGAGATGTTGGAGAAAAACTCAGTGAAATGA